AGCATGTCGAGCGTGACCGACTCGAGCTTGATGCCGAGGTCTTCCGAGATGACCTGGCCGCCCGTCAGGATGGCGATGTCTTCCAGCATGGCCTTGCGACGATCGCCGAAGCCCGGAGCCTTGACGGCCGCGACGCGCAGGCCGCCGCGCAGCTTGTTGACCACCAGGGTGGCCAGGGCCTCGCCCTCGATGTCCTCGGCGATGATCAGCAGAGGACGACCCGACTGCACCACGGCTTCCAGGATCGGCAGCATGGCCTGCAGCGACGTCAGCTTCTTTTCGAACAGCAGGATCAGCGGCTCTTCGAGGACCGCTTCCATCTTGTCGGCGTTGGTGATGAAGTAGGGCGACAGGTAGCCGCGGTCGAACTGCATGCCTTCGACGACGTCGACGGTGGTGTCGGCGGTCTTGGCTTCCTCGACGGTGATGACGCCTTCGTTGCCGACCTTGGCCATCGCCTGGGCGATCAGCTCGCCGATCTCAGAGTCGCCGTTGGCCGAGATGGTGCCGACCTGCGCGATTTCCGAGTTGTTGGAGACCGGCTTGGAGTTGGTCTTGATCTCTTCCAGCACCAGGGTCACGGCCTTGTCGATGCCGCGCTTCAGGTCCATCGGGTTCATGCCGGCGGCCACGGCCTTGAGGCCTTCCTGGACGATGGCCTGGGCCAGGACGGTGGCGGTGGTGGTGCCGTCGCCCGCCTTGTCGTTCGTCTTCGAAGCGACTTCGCGGATCATCTGGGCGCCCATGTTCTCGAAGGCGTCTTCCAGCTCGATTTCCTTGGCGACCGAGACGCCGTCCTTGGTCGAGCGCGGGGCGCCGAAGGACTTCTGGATCACGACGTTGCGGCCCTTGGGACCCAGGGTCACCTTGACGGCGTTGGCGAGGACGTTGACGCCGCGCAGCATCTTGTCGCGCGCGTCGGTGTTGAACTGTACGATCTTAGCGGCCATGCGGGCTGCTCCTTTTGGATGAGTGACGAGTGGTTAGTGGCGAGCGGCGAGTGATCTCAAGTGACGGCGAAGGCGGAGGGTCCATCCAGGATCCGTCTCGCCACCCGCCACTAAACACGCGCCGCTGAGGGTTGAGCCTTAGCTCAGCACTCCCAGCACGTCGGATTCCTTCATGATGATCAGGTCGTCGCCGTCGATCTTGACCTCGGTGCCCGACCACTTGCCGAACAAGATGCGGTCGCCGGCCTTCAGTTCGAGCGCATTGACCACGCCCTTGTCATCGCGGGCGCCCGGGCCGACGGAGACGACTTCGCCTTCCTGCGGCTTTTCCTTGGCGGTGTCGGGGATGATGATCCCGCCCTTGGTCTTGGATTCTTCTTCAACGCGCTTGACCAGCACGCGGTCGCCGAGCGGACGAAACGCCATCGGTTCTCTCTCCCTGGAAGCCCCGTGGGGGGCGAGGTGAACGGTTTTCGCCGGCGCCGCCATCGCCCTTTGGCAATCGGGACGGCGGAGTGCCAGCGCGAGCGGGAGGTAGGCGGAGGCCCCCTCGCCGTCAAGGCCGCGTGGATGAACGCCCGATGAACATTTCCGGACGGGGTCGTTCAGCCTGACCCCTCTACAAGGGGTGCAACGGATCAACAGGAGGACGTCATGTCCAACACCATCAAGATCACTTCGGCCATTGTCGCCCCGGTCATCGCTCTGGGTCTGATGGCGGCTCCGGCCTCGGCGCAGAGCTGGCGCGACCGCGATCATGACCGCGGCGAGCGCACCACCCGCAATGCGGTGGTTGGCGCGGTGGTCGGCGGCATCGCCGGCGCCCTGGTCGGCAACGGCGACGGCACCTACATCGCCGGCGGCGCGCTGGCGGGCGGCGCCCTGGGCGCCCTCAGCGCCAACGACCGGGATCGTCGCTACGACAACCGCTATGACCGTCGCTACAGCAACGGCTACAACTACCGGTACGACAACCGCTACAACGCCGGCTACGACCGCCGCTACTATGACCGCAACGACCGTCGCGATTACCGCCGCGACCGCGACTATCGCTACGACCGCCGCTGGTAAGCGGATTGCAGTCTGAAAGACCCGAGGGCGTCGCCGAAAGGCGGCGCCCTTTCTTTTTCCGTCAGCCCATCAGCCGCGTCAGCAGGGCGGCCGTGGACGGATCGAGATCGGCCGACGGACCGCCCGCCTCCACGTCCTTCAGGATCGCCTTGGCCAGCACCTTGCCCAGTTCGACCCCCCACTGGTCGAAGCTGTTGATGTCCC
The genomic region above belongs to Brevundimonas sp. PAMC22021 and contains:
- the groL gene encoding chaperonin GroEL (60 kDa chaperone family; promotes refolding of misfolded polypeptides especially under stressful conditions; forms two stacked rings of heptamers to form a barrel-shaped 14mer; ends can be capped by GroES; misfolded proteins enter the barrel where they are refolded when GroES binds), translating into MAAKIVQFNTDARDKMLRGVNVLANAVKVTLGPKGRNVVIQKSFGAPRSTKDGVSVAKEIELEDAFENMGAQMIREVASKTNDKAGDGTTTATVLAQAIVQEGLKAVAAGMNPMDLKRGIDKAVTLVLEEIKTNSKPVSNNSEIAQVGTISANGDSEIGELIAQAMAKVGNEGVITVEEAKTADTTVDVVEGMQFDRGYLSPYFITNADKMEAVLEEPLILLFEKKLTSLQAMLPILEAVVQSGRPLLIIAEDIEGEALATLVVNKLRGGLRVAAVKAPGFGDRRKAMLEDIAILTGGQVISEDLGIKLESVTLDMLGKAKKVSITKDDTTIVEGVGEKDGIEARVAQIKRQIEDTTSDYDKEKLQERLAKLAGGVAVLRVGGSTEVEVKEKKDRVDDALNATRAAADEGIVPGGGIALLKASKVLDGVEGDNADQKAGVNIVRRALQAPIRQIAENSGVEGSIVVGKVLENADASFGFNAQTEEYGDLVQMGVIDPAKVVRTALQDAASVAGILITTEAAVADAPKKASAGGAPDMGGGMGGMGGMDF
- a CDS encoding co-chaperone GroES, which encodes MAFRPLGDRVLVKRVEEESKTKGGIIIPDTAKEKPQEGEVVSVGPGARDDKGVVNALELKAGDRILFGKWSGTEVKIDGDDLIIMKESDVLGVLS